A genomic region of bacterium contains the following coding sequences:
- a CDS encoding acyltransferase, with product MYKNYWNLLKEKYRHLLYLKEIGKYDRFTKAEFFRKQGAQIGEGCAIIVDTLGQEPYLIKIGNRVTIANFVQFVNHHGETWVCREEDPNVQMFGPIIIDDNCVIGQSVILLPNIHIGANCIIGAGSVVVNDIPPNSIAMGVPARVLGSTDKLKAKAIETWKWQQPPDMEIEPGANWYTSRHFHENRERLRRHLVHLYWEGGLEQMANQPQAAKPTTQPTPETDQR from the coding sequence ATGTATAAAAACTACTGGAATCTGCTCAAGGAGAAATACCGGCATCTTTTATACCTCAAGGAAATAGGCAAATATGACCGCTTTACAAAAGCCGAATTCTTCCGTAAACAGGGTGCGCAGATCGGGGAAGGGTGTGCCATCATCGTGGATACCCTTGGCCAGGAACCCTATCTCATAAAAATCGGCAATCGGGTCACCATTGCCAACTTTGTGCAATTTGTCAACCATCATGGCGAGACCTGGGTTTGCCGCGAAGAAGATCCCAATGTGCAGATGTTCGGCCCCATCATCATTGATGATAATTGTGTCATTGGCCAGAGCGTCATTCTGCTGCCCAATATTCACATCGGCGCCAATTGTATTATCGGCGCTGGCTCGGTCGTCGTCAACGACATCCCGCCCAACAGTATCGCTATGGGGGTGCCGGCGCGCGTTTTAGGCAGTACAGATAAGTTAAAAGCAAAAGCGATTGAAACCTGGAAATGGCAGCAGCCACCGGATATGGAGATTGAACCTGGAGCAAACTGGTACACCTCACGCCATTTTCACGAAAACCGTGAACGCCTGCGCCGCCATCTGGTGCATCTTTACTGGGAAGGCGGCCTCGAGCAGATGGCAAACCAGCCGCAGGCTGCAAAGCCTACAACTCAACCGACCCCCGAAACCGACCAGCGATAG
- a CDS encoding glycosyltransferase family 4 protein translates to MKILQLRSHAGFYGVEKVVIELAAGLSARGHDITIGIIQGMQLDDQDFQTMAAKKGLAYVVFPSARPFDRQTIIRIRNFIEAERPQVIHSHGYKADVFAWVANRAFGLPLISTCHPWLDTERDYRAAFYALVDKVTLLRFDRIVAVSEEVRQRCRVGLFRKSSIPVIANGVAVEPPAPAGWRAELRLQLGIPSTSLIVGCVARLTPEKGHCHLLRAFASLKGKSSRPMALLLLGDGEESKDLKDLCRQLEIADQVFFLGHREDVPALLAEMDLFVLPSLSEGLPMALLEAMAAGVPVVATAVGGVPEALDQGRAGLLVPAADPGALATAMARLAENADERHALARSGRHRIAAAYSREIMTEKYEKEYRDLVLRKGGS, encoded by the coding sequence TTGAAAATATTGCAGCTGCGCAGCCACGCCGGCTTTTATGGCGTGGAAAAGGTGGTGATCGAACTGGCTGCAGGCTTGAGCGCGCGCGGCCATGACATCACCATCGGGATTATCCAGGGGATGCAGCTTGATGATCAGGATTTCCAGACGATGGCGGCGAAAAAGGGATTGGCCTACGTGGTATTTCCGAGCGCCAGACCGTTCGATAGGCAAACGATCATCAGGATACGGAATTTTATCGAGGCCGAGCGGCCGCAGGTGATTCATTCGCACGGCTACAAGGCGGATGTTTTTGCCTGGGTCGCTAATCGCGCTTTTGGTCTCCCCCTGATCAGCACCTGCCATCCCTGGCTGGATACGGAGAGAGACTATCGCGCTGCGTTTTATGCCCTCGTCGATAAAGTGACGCTGCTGCGTTTTGACCGGATTGTCGCTGTATCGGAAGAGGTCCGGCAGCGATGCCGAGTTGGGCTGTTCCGGAAATCCTCCATTCCGGTCATCGCCAATGGCGTGGCGGTGGAACCTCCAGCGCCGGCCGGATGGCGGGCGGAGCTGCGGTTGCAGCTGGGCATCCCCTCGACCTCCCTGATCGTCGGGTGTGTGGCACGGCTGACTCCCGAAAAGGGCCACTGCCATCTGCTGCGCGCCTTTGCTTCTCTTAAAGGTAAAAGCAGCAGGCCGATGGCCTTGCTGCTCCTGGGTGATGGCGAGGAGAGCAAGGACTTGAAGGATCTCTGCCGGCAGCTTGAGATCGCGGATCAGGTTTTCTTTCTCGGTCATCGCGAGGATGTCCCGGCCCTGCTGGCGGAAATGGACCTCTTTGTGCTGCCGTCGCTCAGCGAAGGCCTCCCCATGGCGCTGCTTGAAGCGATGGCTGCAGGAGTGCCCGTGGTGGCAACGGCTGTTGGCGGCGTGCCCGAGGCCCTGGACCAGGGCCGGGCGGGTCTGCTGGTCCCGGCCGCTGATCCCGGCGCTTTGGCGACCGCCATGGCCCGGCTTGCCGAGAACGCTGACGAACGGCATGCCCTCGCCCGGAGCGGCCGGCATCGCATCGCTGCGGCCTATTCGCGTGAGATTATGACCGAAAAGTATGAGAAAGAATATCGCGATCTCGTACTCAGAAAAGGGGGATCGTGA
- a CDS encoding glycosyltransferase family 2 protein: MHPFISIIMPIRNEEAYIANALASIQAQDYPADRYEVLVIDGMSDDRTRMIVKSQMESMPNLRLFDNPDQIVPHALNIGIAQSRGEIIIRVDGHVALEKNYLSLCIAYLERVREADCVGGIIISMNSSFIGEAIALAMSSTFGVGNAYFRTRQEGDQEDFVDSVAFGAYRRQLFTRIGLFDEELVRCQDDEFNYRLRKSGGRIFLTPLIRSYYFSRTSLRALWRQYFQYGLWKVRVLQKHPTMMMPRQFVPLAFVTGLFGSFVLAPFWRPAVFLAMAILVAYLAMSLYFSIRICVKKGFRYLRVLPIIFFILHASYGLGFLLGLIRFLGRPAGRQFPALQQRGT, from the coding sequence GTGCACCCCTTTATCTCGATCATCATGCCCATCCGCAATGAGGAGGCCTACATTGCCAACGCCCTGGCTTCCATCCAGGCACAGGACTATCCGGCTGACCGATATGAGGTTCTGGTCATCGATGGCATGTCCGATGACCGCACCCGGATGATTGTCAAGTCCCAGATGGAGTCCATGCCCAATCTGCGCCTGTTCGATAATCCGGACCAGATCGTTCCGCATGCGCTCAACATCGGCATTGCGCAAAGCCGCGGGGAGATCATTATCCGCGTCGATGGTCATGTGGCGCTGGAAAAGAACTACCTCTCTCTTTGTATCGCCTACCTGGAACGGGTGCGCGAGGCGGACTGCGTCGGGGGTATCATCATTTCGATGAACAGCAGCTTTATCGGCGAGGCCATCGCCCTGGCCATGTCTTCCACTTTTGGGGTGGGCAACGCTTATTTCCGGACCCGGCAGGAGGGTGATCAGGAGGATTTTGTGGACAGTGTCGCCTTTGGAGCCTATCGCCGGCAGCTTTTCACCCGGATCGGCTTGTTTGATGAAGAGCTGGTGCGCTGCCAAGATGACGAGTTCAACTATCGGCTGCGCAAGAGTGGTGGCCGCATTTTTCTGACACCCTTGATCCGCTCCTACTATTTTTCGCGCACAAGTCTGCGGGCGCTCTGGCGGCAATATTTTCAATACGGCCTGTGGAAGGTGCGGGTACTGCAGAAACATCCGACCATGATGATGCCGCGGCAGTTTGTCCCACTGGCGTTCGTCACAGGATTGTTCGGCTCCTTCGTGCTGGCGCCCTTCTGGAGACCTGCGGTATTTCTCGCCATGGCGATCCTGGTTGCTTATCTGGCGATGTCGCTCTATTTTTCAATCCGGATCTGCGTAAAAAAGGGATTTCGGTATCTCCGGGTGCTGCCCATCATCTTTTTTATTCTGCATGCAAGTTATGGCCTTGGTTTTCTTCTGGGCTTGATCCGGTTTTTGGGTCGGCCGGCCGGTCGTCAATTCCCGGCGTTGCAGCAGCGAGGCACCTGA
- a CDS encoding glycosyltransferase family 4 protein produces MNILFLSPEIPYPAQSGHHLRTLNVLKMLARSHRIHFVGFAQHREDYRYIPQLGSFCESVTLFPIAPKGYNPAFFTMALKNCGSPYPLVAQRYCTAEARRWIQKLLDRHPFDLVHIDMLALGLYHAMFPKIPVFLTNHNVESLRLYRWSRIEKNALLRLYLKSQYHKLRRFEQEICPVMDRCIVVSETDRDHLQSLCRSDNFTVVPNGVDTTYFRPMPTPLRANHLVWVGGMGSPYNADAVDYFLTAVWPIITQTNGAVTVEFIGESPTATLRRLAMEDPRIRITGLIEDIRPAVSAASVFIAPIRSGSGTKIKVLNAMAQAKAVVATPVAAEGIAGAHGEHLLIGDTAESFAEAVVRLLAQPDLARRLGAAARDLIEERYSWQVIGRTMDQLYSTIGTSTKGL; encoded by the coding sequence ATGAACATTCTTTTCCTGTCGCCGGAGATCCCCTATCCGGCGCAAAGCGGACACCACCTGCGCACCCTGAATGTGCTGAAAATGCTCGCCAGGTCGCATCGCATTCATTTTGTCGGGTTCGCCCAGCACCGGGAGGATTATCGCTATATCCCGCAGCTCGGGAGCTTCTGCGAAAGTGTCACCCTCTTCCCGATCGCCCCAAAGGGCTATAATCCCGCTTTTTTTACGATGGCGCTGAAAAACTGCGGCAGCCCTTACCCTCTGGTAGCGCAGCGCTATTGTACAGCGGAAGCGCGGCGGTGGATACAAAAACTCCTCGACCGCCATCCCTTTGATCTGGTGCACATCGACATGCTCGCTCTGGGCCTGTATCACGCGATGTTCCCGAAGATTCCAGTCTTTTTGACCAATCATAATGTGGAATCGCTGCGGCTCTACCGCTGGTCCCGGATCGAGAAAAATGCCCTTTTACGCCTCTACCTTAAAAGTCAGTATCACAAGCTACGGCGGTTCGAGCAGGAGATCTGTCCGGTCATGGACCGCTGTATTGTAGTTTCAGAAACGGACCGCGACCATTTGCAGAGCCTGTGCAGGTCCGATAATTTCACGGTCGTGCCGAATGGCGTGGATACCACCTATTTCCGCCCGATGCCCACTCCGCTGCGCGCGAACCATCTGGTCTGGGTGGGAGGGATGGGCTCTCCCTACAATGCCGATGCCGTGGATTATTTTCTCACCGCGGTTTGGCCCATCATCACGCAGACTAACGGCGCCGTGACCGTCGAATTTATTGGCGAAAGCCCTACCGCCACCTTGCGGCGCCTCGCGATGGAAGATCCCCGGATTCGTATCACCGGCTTGATCGAGGATATTCGTCCCGCCGTTTCTGCTGCGTCGGTTTTCATCGCCCCCATCCGTAGTGGCAGCGGCACCAAGATCAAGGTGCTGAACGCCATGGCGCAGGCCAAAGCGGTCGTGGCGACTCCGGTCGCGGCGGAGGGCATCGCGGGCGCACACGGGGAACATCTCCTGATCGGTGATACCGCCGAGAGCTTCGCCGAGGCGGTGGTCCGGCTCCTCGCTCAACCCGATCTTGCCCGGCGGCTGGGCGCCGCTGCGAGAGACCTCATTGAAGAGAGATACAGCTGGCAGGTGATCGGCCGGACAATGGATCAGCTCTACTCCACCATCGGCACATCTACAAAGGGATTGTAA
- a CDS encoding FlgD immunoglobulin-like domain containing protein, protein MRHFYSGNNGWPIALTMMVALLGIALPLYPTPYDITVDHTSISRFWSIPASKIQAITNNIRIYFGHTSHGAQITIGLQRLNQSLGAPYKVAIDWSLPTTTNTLCIRENTTWNPQDFFPTVPEALAANPEINVVMYMWCGQPETADWQGLLQYYTDQMEALEKQYRNVVFIYATGNAQQNDCSGDCRNQFNIALRNYCSAKGKPLFDFGDMDAWYNGEMATYVVPNWCPSAGQSIPIQHSQYYNPDGPGHTTYENCENKGMAFWYLLAQLIDIYTPVKLSAFHAAVQGKIVQLSWKTEMEWDNLGFSVERSEDGLTWSEIEFIHTVGSSTSGYEYHYSDRNVQSGRSYQYRLKQVSRDGQVEYFGPVKVTVRQPGTFGLMDTYPNPFNQSTYIGYELPMDTRVKLEVVNARGALVRHLEDQWQGKGVYEVIWDGRDDAGTALSSGVFFALLTTDQSRGMRKMVLIR, encoded by the coding sequence ATGCGCCACTTTTATTCCGGTAATAACGGGTGGCCGATTGCCCTGACCATGATGGTTGCACTCCTGGGCATTGCGCTGCCGCTCTATCCGACGCCCTATGACATCACCGTCGACCACACCAGCATCAGCCGCTTCTGGTCGATCCCTGCGAGCAAGATCCAGGCAATAACAAACAATATCCGTATCTATTTTGGCCATACCTCGCATGGCGCGCAGATCACGATTGGATTGCAGCGGCTCAACCAAAGTCTCGGCGCACCGTACAAGGTCGCGATCGACTGGTCCTTGCCCACAACGACCAACACCCTGTGCATCCGAGAAAACACTACCTGGAATCCCCAGGATTTTTTCCCGACGGTTCCTGAAGCGCTGGCAGCCAATCCCGAGATCAATGTGGTCATGTACATGTGGTGCGGGCAGCCGGAGACGGCAGACTGGCAAGGTCTGTTGCAGTATTATACCGATCAAATGGAAGCCCTGGAAAAGCAGTACCGCAATGTCGTCTTCATTTATGCGACCGGCAATGCCCAGCAGAATGACTGTTCGGGTGACTGCCGCAACCAGTTCAATATCGCCCTGCGGAATTACTGCAGCGCCAAGGGCAAACCACTTTTCGACTTCGGCGATATGGATGCCTGGTACAATGGGGAGATGGCGACCTATGTTGTCCCCAACTGGTGCCCAAGCGCTGGTCAAAGCATTCCGATCCAGCATTCACAGTACTATAATCCCGACGGCCCCGGCCATACCACCTATGAAAACTGCGAAAACAAGGGGATGGCCTTCTGGTACCTGCTGGCCCAACTGATCGACATCTATACGCCCGTCAAACTCTCGGCCTTTCATGCGGCTGTTCAGGGTAAAATTGTACAGTTGAGCTGGAAAACGGAGATGGAATGGGATAACCTGGGTTTTTCAGTGGAGAGAAGCGAGGATGGCCTAACCTGGTCTGAAATCGAGTTCATCCATACCGTCGGCTCCTCCACCAGCGGATATGAGTACCATTATAGCGACAGGAATGTTCAAAGTGGAAGATCGTATCAGTATCGCCTCAAGCAGGTCAGCCGCGATGGCCAGGTTGAATATTTTGGCCCGGTCAAGGTCACCGTTCGCCAGCCCGGTACCTTCGGCCTGATGGATACCTATCCCAATCCTTTCAACCAGTCGACCTACATCGGCTATGAACTGCCAATGGACACCAGGGTCAAGCTGGAGGTCGTTAATGCGCGCGGGGCGCTCGTCCGACACCTGGAAGACCAGTGGCAAGGAAAAGGCGTCTATGAAGTCATCTGGGATGGCCGGGATGATGCTGGTACCGCCTTGAGCAGTGGCGTCTTCTTTGCCTTGCTGACCACCGATCAATCCCGCGGGATGCGCAAGATGGTGCTCATCCGCTAA
- a CDS encoding O-antigen ligase family protein encodes MFEFGLGLTSLFTPLLYVAGLAAIVLTVTYRIEIGVYFLAFFFPLQNILDYVNIYPMGENINDFLLVAMLIKWIISKREPGQPFLISTSIYLPIVLLVIWTFMELFRGSAYLGFGSPASMGNPLLMAWKNYWMPAFFFLIIVNNLRSLQQIKILFLVTMLAMLMLDRNFYTVLSQNEIEHYSDDLKDKLVGGGMALGGNTLAVFLAQNSIIFVALFFYETNKLRKSLFLFTAGLSYYCILFLFSRGGYLAAVVSIFFLGMIKERKLLLLLGLLIIFYHTLLPQPVIERIAMTKTETGFDASAQERLGMWEQAQQMISESPIVGWGFSISPFIEVKAGWQFGNRHWGSFHNNFIQTTVELGFIGLALLLWIYFGAMRLGWKLYKMADDPLYKGFGLGYCASVMGMLAGNINGSYWHFYTVASYFWIYLAIIIRLSIAVKEARVEAPRLIRNEEKPAIPERLPELV; translated from the coding sequence ATGTTCGAGTTCGGTTTGGGTTTGACAAGCCTTTTTACACCTCTTCTCTACGTGGCGGGATTGGCGGCGATCGTGCTCACCGTCACCTATCGCATCGAAATAGGCGTGTACTTCCTGGCCTTTTTTTTCCCTCTGCAGAATATCCTGGATTACGTCAATATCTACCCGATGGGCGAAAATATCAACGACTTTTTGCTCGTCGCGATGCTGATCAAATGGATCATCAGCAAGCGGGAACCCGGCCAACCCTTTCTGATCAGTACTTCGATCTATCTGCCCATCGTCCTGTTGGTGATCTGGACGTTTATGGAATTGTTCCGGGGCTCAGCCTACCTCGGGTTCGGCTCGCCGGCGAGCATGGGCAATCCCCTGCTGATGGCCTGGAAGAACTACTGGATGCCGGCCTTTTTCTTTCTCATTATTGTCAACAATCTCCGTAGCCTGCAGCAAATCAAGATACTTTTTCTCGTGACCATGCTCGCCATGCTGATGCTGGACCGCAATTTTTACACGGTGCTCAGCCAGAACGAAATCGAGCATTACAGCGATGATCTCAAAGATAAGCTCGTCGGCGGTGGTATGGCCCTGGGCGGAAATACTCTGGCGGTCTTTCTGGCACAGAATTCCATCATATTTGTAGCGCTATTTTTCTATGAGACCAACAAGTTACGCAAGTCGCTCTTCCTGTTTACCGCCGGCCTCAGCTATTACTGCATCCTGTTCCTCTTCTCGCGTGGTGGGTATCTGGCGGCTGTCGTCAGTATCTTTTTCCTGGGAATGATCAAGGAGCGGAAGCTGCTGTTACTGCTCGGCTTGCTGATCATTTTTTATCATACCCTGCTGCCCCAGCCAGTGATTGAACGTATTGCTATGACCAAAACTGAGACCGGCTTTGATGCATCAGCCCAGGAACGCCTCGGCATGTGGGAACAAGCCCAACAGATGATCAGCGAAAGCCCGATCGTGGGCTGGGGTTTTTCGATATCGCCTTTCATCGAGGTCAAGGCCGGCTGGCAATTCGGTAACCGGCATTGGGGAAGCTTCCACAATAACTTTATTCAGACGACGGTTGAGTTGGGCTTCATCGGATTGGCTCTGCTGCTCTGGATCTATTTCGGTGCGATGAGGCTGGGCTGGAAGCTCTACAAGATGGCTGATGATCCTCTTTACAAAGGATTTGGCCTCGGCTACTGTGCCAGCGTTATGGGTATGCTTGCGGGAAATATTAACGGCAGTTACTGGCACTTTTATACCGTGGCCTCTTATTTCTGGATCTATCTGGCGATTATCATCCGCCTGTCGATCGCCGTCAAAGAGGCCCGGGTGGAGGCGCCTCGCCTGATCCGCAATGAGGAAAAGCCGGCGATACCCGAGCGTCTGCCTGAACTGGTTTAA
- a CDS encoding polysaccharide deacetylase family protein produces the protein MHLRIPVLMYHEIVPDDQPRDGRGRTHPDYLLPAQAFLEQMQYLAEQGFSALSAVDLVRAVTQRRMDGLPERSVVITFDDGFVGNHHQALPLLRKFGMQATFFVTVAQIGAPAMMSWDQLEALRAAGMGVCSHLWHHVIMAELSREEAFAELFQSRNLLRDRLGQPVTLLSLPNGSYRRDYPELAREAGYLGGFCSRLGYVSAASNPFLLERVPVLRSTSRARFARMAAGDRSVLTGAQIRRQAHTLVSALVGESAVNRWYHRLNRIGAPDEKN, from the coding sequence ATGCACCTCAGAATTCCCGTTTTGATGTACCATGAGATCGTGCCCGATGATCAGCCGCGTGATGGACGCGGACGCACCCATCCCGATTATCTCCTTCCAGCGCAGGCTTTTCTGGAGCAAATGCAGTACTTGGCGGAGCAGGGTTTTAGCGCGCTCTCAGCAGTGGATTTGGTCCGCGCCGTGACGCAGAGGCGGATGGACGGTTTACCAGAACGGTCGGTCGTGATCACTTTTGATGATGGCTTCGTCGGAAATCATCATCAGGCTCTGCCTCTGCTCAGAAAATTCGGGATGCAGGCTACCTTTTTTGTGACCGTAGCACAGATCGGGGCACCCGCGATGATGAGCTGGGATCAGCTCGAGGCGCTGAGAGCGGCCGGCATGGGAGTCTGTTCGCATCTGTGGCACCATGTCATCATGGCCGAGCTCAGTCGGGAGGAGGCTTTTGCCGAATTATTCCAGTCCAGAAACCTGTTGCGGGACCGCCTGGGTCAGCCGGTCACCCTGCTCTCGCTTCCCAACGGCAGTTATCGCCGGGACTATCCTGAATTGGCGCGGGAAGCGGGCTATCTTGGCGGTTTTTGCTCGCGTCTGGGCTATGTCTCCGCCGCTTCTAACCCCTTTTTGCTCGAACGGGTGCCCGTTCTGCGATCCACCAGCCGGGCGAGATTTGCCAGAATGGCGGCCGGAGACCGGAGCGTATTAACCGGAGCTCAGATCAGGCGTCAAGCTCACACTCTGGTGAGCGCACTGGTGGGCGAATCGGCGGTTAACCGCTGGTACCATCGGTTGAACCGGATCGGCGCACCTGATGAGAAGAACTGA
- a CDS encoding right-handed parallel beta-helix repeat-containing protein — MKRIVGGLTILLAVLLPPAQAAHKVVAANGNDAQSGSAGAPWATLLGAVSRVNPGDTIFVRGGIYPEGEIWIRADYGMGGHAGKYVTICAWPGETPVFNNSERGLIIDASYVRVQGLRFENGKPMYNTNWSGRSNHVEIIGNTFTGTAGYAAIQLTGDDNLIAKNLIRLNGNNLGTQGHGIYVQEGSGNIIRENTISGMDGYGIHVYEEHRSEDPAGYRRLIKNIIVEKNVIFASRARSGIIVAAGADGGPADIHDILIRWNTVFNNAGSGIVVQGWSPIAGIQICNNTLFGNKTGDIWIIGNVDSVQIINNVLCHSGRLTHIGARENVRHLTVRRNLYYPVPKVIENTSDTEAVEGDPGFVNPGQNDFSLRPGSPAIDAGLDLGWPYAGSAPDLGALEGNIAASVHHHSTPSPQRGGVMLENGMPNPFKQETRLRYRLNSNANVQMEIYDLSGRIVATLVSEEQPKGFYTQSWDGRDSAGKLLPSGIYFCRLRTPAEQIVQKLIITH, encoded by the coding sequence ATGAAGCGAATAGTTGGGGGCCTAACCATTCTTTTGGCGGTCCTGTTGCCTCCGGCGCAGGCCGCACACAAGGTGGTTGCGGCGAACGGCAATGATGCCCAATCGGGGAGTGCGGGCGCGCCATGGGCAACCCTTCTGGGTGCAGTCTCCCGGGTGAATCCTGGGGATACAATTTTCGTCCGTGGGGGGATCTATCCCGAAGGGGAGATCTGGATTCGTGCGGACTATGGCATGGGCGGGCACGCTGGCAAGTATGTGACAATCTGCGCCTGGCCGGGTGAAACACCGGTTTTTAACAACAGTGAGCGCGGCCTCATCATCGATGCGTCTTATGTCCGTGTGCAGGGGTTACGTTTTGAAAACGGCAAACCGATGTACAACACCAATTGGTCCGGGCGGTCGAATCACGTGGAGATCATCGGTAATACCTTCACGGGAACGGCCGGGTACGCCGCAATCCAGCTCACTGGCGATGACAACCTCATCGCCAAAAACCTTATTCGCTTGAACGGAAACAATCTGGGTACTCAGGGACATGGGATCTATGTTCAGGAGGGATCCGGCAACATCATTCGCGAAAACACGATCTCCGGGATGGATGGATATGGTATTCACGTCTATGAGGAGCACCGTTCGGAAGATCCGGCTGGCTATCGCCGCCTCATCAAGAATATCATCGTTGAAAAAAATGTAATTTTTGCTTCGCGCGCGCGTTCGGGAATCATCGTCGCTGCCGGCGCCGACGGCGGTCCGGCCGACATCCACGACATCCTCATCCGCTGGAATACTGTCTTCAATAATGCGGGCAGCGGCATTGTCGTTCAGGGCTGGAGCCCGATAGCCGGCATCCAGATCTGCAATAATACCCTGTTTGGCAACAAGACCGGAGATATCTGGATAATCGGGAATGTCGACAGTGTCCAGATCATCAACAATGTGCTTTGCCATTCCGGGCGTCTGACCCATATCGGTGCACGTGAGAATGTCCGCCACCTGACGGTGCGGAGGAATCTGTATTATCCGGTGCCGAAGGTGATCGAGAATACTTCGGACACCGAAGCTGTGGAGGGCGATCCCGGCTTCGTCAATCCCGGTCAGAACGATTTTTCGCTGCGCCCCGGCAGCCCGGCCATCGATGCAGGTCTGGACCTCGGCTGGCCTTATGCCGGGAGCGCACCCGATCTGGGTGCCCTTGAGGGGAATATCGCGGCTTCGGTGCACCACCACTCCACCCCTTCACCGCAGCGGGGGGGAGTGATGCTGGAAAACGGCATGCCCAATCCATTCAAACAGGAGACCCGTCTGCGTTACCGCCTGAACAGCAATGCAAATGTGCAGATGGAAATCTATGATCTATCCGGCCGGATCGTTGCCACCCTGGTGAGTGAAGAGCAACCGAAGGGCTTTTATACCCAAAGCTGGGATGGACGTGATTCGGCCGGCAAACTCTTGCCCTCGGGCATCTATTTCTGCCGTCTGCGGACGCCTGCAGAACAGATCGTACAAAAGCTTATCATTACCCATTGA
- a CDS encoding oligosaccharide flippase family protein, whose product MDVHIKKFLRHSSNYAIGELIAFTASFVSFPVLTRALTQSDYGVMSVFSVTLWIFLAFSRAGLAESTVRFYSDYNQDAVPSRQSIYYSTFFFGTVAFAFFTAALVVIFGKPIFNLIFGHELPGFPWILAGLILTGTFNARMLNFYRASQRTVQYNAAMVSSRFLSLALSLAALFLISQQLRVYYLGILTAEALVALVLCGLVVKQTPLSLRHFSWPFFKACLSFGFPLIGFELGYLLLKSADRYILQFMLGSEAVAVFSVASNMGHYAKDLILFPLMYALTPIYIEIWHSHGRETTSKFVSSVADLSMLVLVPIFIITACLGGEVTVVLASEKYASAGRMLGWMVAGTLLWALLPIYAAGLYVEKRTKLISFTVMACVVADVVLNLILIHFFGIMGSCYAAFISCALLAGYLAYRSSSYLKVRVNVKIIAVSVTAGLIMYGMSLLLPQSTSFLGVLLKMTVLCIVYGSMVLLLHRDVRNLTISAWAHIKTFLGKPSVLTRE is encoded by the coding sequence GTGGATGTCCACATCAAAAAGTTTTTGCGTCATTCCTCCAATTATGCCATCGGCGAACTGATTGCATTCACCGCGAGTTTTGTCTCTTTCCCCGTGCTGACACGCGCCCTGACGCAGAGCGATTACGGTGTCATGAGTGTATTTTCCGTCACACTCTGGATTTTTCTGGCCTTCTCCCGGGCAGGATTGGCTGAATCCACTGTGCGGTTCTACAGCGATTATAACCAGGACGCTGTCCCATCACGCCAATCGATCTACTATTCGACCTTCTTCTTCGGGACGGTAGCGTTTGCCTTCTTCACAGCCGCCCTTGTCGTCATCTTCGGCAAGCCGATTTTTAACTTGATTTTCGGTCATGAACTTCCCGGCTTCCCGTGGATCTTGGCGGGTTTGATCCTGACCGGGACTTTCAACGCACGGATGCTCAATTTTTACCGGGCTTCGCAGCGGACGGTGCAATACAATGCTGCGATGGTCTCCAGCCGGTTCCTCAGTCTTGCCCTCAGCCTCGCGGCTTTGTTCCTGATTTCCCAGCAACTGAGGGTCTACTATCTGGGCATTCTGACGGCGGAAGCCCTGGTGGCTCTCGTACTGTGTGGGCTGGTTGTGAAACAAACCCCTCTCTCCCTGCGGCATTTCTCCTGGCCTTTTTTTAAAGCCTGCCTGAGTTTCGGCTTTCCTCTGATCGGTTTCGAACTGGGCTATCTGCTGCTTAAATCGGCGGATCGCTATATCCTCCAGTTCATGCTGGGATCCGAAGCCGTCGCTGTTTTTTCTGTCGCGTCCAATATGGGGCATTATGCCAAGGATCTTATCCTCTTTCCGCTGATGTACGCGTTAACTCCCATCTATATCGAGATCTGGCACAGCCACGGGAGAGAGACGACGAGCAAATTCGTATCTTCGGTGGCCGATCTGAGCATGCTGGTCCTGGTTCCTATCTTTATCATTACCGCCTGCCTCGGAGGGGAAGTGACCGTCGTCCTCGCCTCTGAAAAGTATGCATCCGCCGGCCGTATGCTGGGATGGATGGTTGCCGGCACCCTGCTTTGGGCTCTGCTCCCTATTTATGCAGCCGGTTTGTATGTTGAAAAAAGGACCAAACTGATCAGTTTCACGGTGATGGCATGCGTAGTGGCGGATGTTGTTCTGAATCTGATCCTGATCCATTTTTTCGGGATCATGGGCTCCTGCTATGCGGCGTTCATCAGCTGCGCCCTGCTCGCGGGCTATCTGGCCTATAGATCCTCCTCATATCTCAAGGTGCGCGTTAACGTCAAAATCATCGCCGTGTCAGTGACCGCGGGGTTGATCATGTATGGCATGTCGCTGCTTTTGCCCCAATCGACCAGCTTTTTAGGCGTCCTCCTGAAAATGACGGTGCTATGCATCGTTTATGGCAGCATGGTGCTGTTGTTGCACCGGGATGTCCGGAATTTAACGATCTCAGCCTGGGCTCATATCAAGACCTTTCTGGGCAAGCCTTCGGTGCTGACGCGTGAGTAA